In the genome of Myxococcus stipitatus, one region contains:
- a CDS encoding Uma2 family endonuclease, which translates to MWGTGDWDVGAERSKAVGEGPKRPATYEDLLALPEHVVGQLIDGELIVMPRPAGPHVRAHSHLYGELYGPFGRGRGGPGGWQFLMEPELHVGQDVLVPDLAGWRWGRLLPEMADAPYFTLAPDWVCEVLSPSTEAVDRVKKKRIYAREGVGHIWLIDPRERMLEVFCLAGGQWLELGTYHGDARVRAEPFEALELELGVLWLLLEQQPKTP; encoded by the coding sequence ATGTGGGGGACAGGGGATTGGGACGTCGGAGCAGAGAGGAGCAAGGCCGTGGGAGAGGGACCGAAGCGCCCGGCGACATACGAGGACCTGCTCGCACTGCCGGAGCACGTGGTCGGGCAGCTCATCGATGGGGAGCTCATCGTGATGCCGAGACCGGCCGGTCCTCATGTGAGAGCCCACTCCCACTTGTACGGGGAGCTCTATGGTCCGTTCGGGAGAGGCCGAGGAGGTCCGGGAGGGTGGCAGTTCTTGATGGAGCCGGAGCTCCACGTCGGTCAGGACGTGCTGGTCCCCGACCTGGCGGGCTGGCGCTGGGGGCGGCTGCTTCCGGAGATGGCGGACGCGCCGTACTTCACGCTGGCTCCCGACTGGGTCTGCGAGGTGCTGTCCCCCTCCACCGAGGCCGTCGACCGGGTGAAGAAGAAGCGCATCTACGCCCGGGAAGGCGTGGGCCACATCTGGCTGATAGACCCGAGGGAGCGGATGCTGGAGGTGTTCTGCCTGGCTGGCGGCCAGTGGCTGGAGCTCGGCACGTACCACGGAGATGCGCGGGTGCGTGCCGAGCCCTTCGAGGCGCTGGAGTTGGAGCTGGGCGTCTTGTGGCTGTTGCTGGAGCAGCAGCCGAAGACGCCCTGA
- a CDS encoding TonB-dependent receptor domain-containing protein has protein sequence MLPFRSGLLVLLLLLLAVSAPAHADNNADEADIAFELGNDAYAKGQYTEALRSYFTSYRLVPNRNVLFNIARCFEALGKFNEAYRYYNDLLTEDLPTEDAAEVSRSLDRLRPKVALVKVTTVPKGADVYVDRMDLGSRGRSPQTLALSPGRHKIMVKKDGYRPTEATITLARGKETEQTFDLFLITGGVELTGTPEGAEVRDAPNGPVIARLPGRARLPPGQRILYVRAPGYAPGQYVVDVPADGSVPLVVSLRVQDRPSGRLVVTANRDGSTVRVDGKPAGFTPTVVTLPEGEHELEVESREVRPLRQKVTVVADEEVKVHAELRYAPPPVRAASKNLVAVDDAPASTTVLTQEELRAFGWRTLAEALAGVRGFFLTDDRTYTYLGVRGFSPPGDLNTRVSILWDGHSMNDVWAGQGFAAHDFNVDLLEIERIEVVRGPGSSLYGTGAFFAVINVVPRESLGQDKHLEVTGAVGALGTTRAHATASWERGDRSVLVSAAALTASGADTTRLLTDQNQEHLVKGLDSERAASGTLRARVGDFSFQGLLNVRTKELPTAPYNTLPGTEGNKVKDLRFFLEARYEREFSERLSLSARTAFDLSRYDGVYVYPEAAGGPREEGGDADWVSGELRARVGIFKNNRLTLGMEAQGQLRVWQTAGRTPLETKARTLLSAYLLDEWQLHPRLSVSAGVRLDKYLDLDTTPITPRLALIARPYDAGLTKLVAGNAFRAPNVYELFYADGITQAAPEKLDPETITTFELEHSHDLTDELRLTVAGYHNRISKLVQLGPEATPSGECGSAACLVFANDSGTTLAWGAEAGVHWQPGRYLLVDMSYSYVKLRNASDDVASAAPAHLVSGRLLMPIGNGDMRFATQATYQSARPTGAGGADSGEALLIGFGLSGDYGPLRYFAGVHNLLDSNYRIPVSDENSIAPVPQYGRTFTLQLTGTF, from the coding sequence ATGCTTCCTTTTCGCTCTGGCCTCCTCGTCCTCCTGCTGCTCCTCCTGGCCGTGTCCGCGCCCGCGCACGCGGACAACAACGCGGACGAGGCCGACATCGCCTTCGAGCTGGGCAATGACGCCTACGCCAAGGGCCAGTACACCGAGGCCCTCCGCTCGTACTTCACGAGCTACCGGCTGGTGCCCAACCGCAACGTCCTCTTCAACATCGCCCGCTGCTTCGAGGCGCTGGGCAAGTTCAACGAGGCGTACCGCTACTACAACGACCTGCTGACGGAGGACCTGCCCACCGAGGACGCCGCGGAGGTCTCACGCTCCCTGGACCGGCTGCGTCCCAAGGTCGCGCTCGTCAAGGTCACCACCGTGCCGAAGGGCGCGGACGTCTACGTCGACCGCATGGACCTGGGCAGCCGGGGCCGCTCTCCGCAGACGCTCGCGCTGTCCCCCGGACGTCACAAAATCATGGTGAAGAAGGACGGCTACCGTCCCACCGAGGCCACCATCACCCTGGCGCGCGGCAAGGAGACCGAGCAGACCTTCGACCTGTTCCTCATCACCGGCGGCGTGGAGCTCACCGGCACCCCCGAGGGCGCCGAGGTCCGCGATGCTCCCAACGGCCCCGTCATCGCCCGGCTCCCCGGCCGCGCCCGCCTGCCTCCCGGCCAGCGCATCCTCTACGTGCGCGCCCCCGGCTATGCCCCCGGCCAGTACGTGGTGGACGTGCCCGCCGATGGCAGCGTGCCGCTCGTGGTGTCGCTGCGCGTCCAGGACCGGCCCTCGGGCCGACTCGTCGTCACCGCCAACCGCGATGGCTCCACCGTGCGCGTGGACGGCAAGCCCGCGGGCTTCACCCCCACCGTCGTCACCCTCCCCGAAGGTGAGCACGAGCTGGAGGTCGAGAGCCGCGAGGTGCGCCCGCTGCGCCAGAAGGTCACCGTCGTCGCGGACGAGGAAGTGAAGGTCCACGCGGAGCTGCGCTATGCGCCCCCGCCCGTCCGCGCCGCGTCCAAGAACCTGGTCGCCGTCGACGACGCGCCCGCCTCCACCACGGTGCTCACGCAGGAGGAGCTGCGCGCGTTCGGCTGGCGCACCCTCGCCGAGGCGCTCGCCGGCGTGCGCGGCTTCTTCCTCACCGACGACCGCACGTACACCTATCTGGGCGTGCGCGGCTTCTCGCCTCCGGGCGACCTCAACACCCGCGTCAGCATCCTCTGGGACGGCCACTCGATGAACGACGTGTGGGCCGGCCAGGGCTTCGCCGCGCACGACTTCAACGTGGACCTGCTCGAAATCGAGCGCATCGAAGTGGTGCGTGGTCCGGGCAGCTCGCTCTACGGCACCGGCGCCTTCTTCGCCGTCATCAACGTGGTGCCTCGCGAGTCGCTGGGACAGGACAAGCACCTGGAGGTCACGGGCGCGGTGGGCGCGCTGGGCACCACGCGCGCGCACGCCACCGCGTCCTGGGAGCGCGGCGACCGCTCCGTGCTGGTGAGCGCCGCGGCCCTCACCGCGTCCGGCGCGGACACCACCCGGCTGCTCACGGACCAGAACCAGGAGCACCTGGTGAAGGGCCTGGACTCGGAGCGCGCCGCCTCCGGCACGCTGCGCGCCCGCGTGGGTGACTTCTCCTTCCAGGGCCTCCTCAACGTCCGCACCAAGGAGCTGCCCACGGCGCCCTACAACACCCTGCCCGGCACCGAGGGCAACAAGGTGAAGGACCTGCGCTTCTTCCTCGAGGCCCGCTACGAGCGGGAGTTCTCCGAGCGCCTCAGCCTCTCCGCGCGCACCGCCTTCGACCTCAGCCGCTACGACGGCGTCTACGTGTACCCGGAAGCAGCCGGTGGACCTCGCGAGGAGGGCGGTGACGCGGACTGGGTCAGCGGTGAGCTGCGCGCGCGCGTGGGCATCTTCAAGAACAACCGGCTCACGCTGGGCATGGAGGCCCAGGGCCAGCTTCGCGTGTGGCAGACCGCCGGAAGGACGCCGCTGGAGACCAAGGCGCGCACCCTGTTGTCGGCCTACCTGCTCGATGAGTGGCAGCTGCACCCGAGGCTGAGCGTCTCCGCCGGCGTGCGCCTGGACAAGTACCTGGACCTGGACACCACGCCCATCACCCCGCGACTGGCCCTCATCGCCCGGCCCTACGACGCGGGCCTCACCAAGCTGGTGGCCGGCAACGCCTTCCGCGCCCCCAACGTCTACGAGCTGTTCTACGCCGACGGCATCACCCAGGCCGCGCCGGAGAAGCTGGACCCGGAGACCATCACCACCTTCGAGCTGGAGCACTCGCACGACCTGACGGACGAGCTGCGCCTCACCGTGGCCGGCTACCACAACCGCATCTCCAAGCTGGTGCAGCTCGGCCCGGAGGCGACGCCCTCGGGCGAGTGCGGCTCCGCGGCGTGCCTCGTCTTCGCCAACGACAGCGGCACCACGCTGGCGTGGGGCGCCGAGGCGGGCGTGCACTGGCAGCCCGGGCGCTACCTGCTGGTGGACATGAGCTACTCCTACGTGAAGCTGCGCAACGCCTCGGACGACGTGGCCTCCGCCGCGCCCGCGCACCTGGTCTCCGGGCGCCTGCTGATGCCCATTGGCAATGGAGACATGCGCTTCGCGACCCAGGCCACGTACCAGAGCGCGCGTCCCACCGGAGCGGGCGGCGCCGACAGCGGCGAGGCGCTGCTCATCGGCTTCGGCCTCTCCGGCGACTACGGCCCCCTGCGCTACTTCGCGGGCGTCCACAACCTGCTCGACTCCAACTACCGGATTCCCGTCTCGGACGAGAACTCCATCGCGCCGGTGCCCCAGTACGGCCGCACCTTCACGCTCCAGCTCACCGGAACCTTCTGA